In Prescottella soli, a genomic segment contains:
- a CDS encoding nucleoside hydrolase, with translation MSARTRLIVDVDTGIDDSVALLYLLARDDAEILAVLSTAGNVPTAQVAINNLAWLELCGRPDIEVAVGADGPLSAPLRTTEDTHGPQGIGYAVLPRPTRGTSDRTASQAWIDLTREHPGELVGLVTGPLTNLALAIRADPDLPGHLKRLVVMGGAFQHPGNTTPVAEWNISVDPEAAAEVFAAFSAVPEDRSPIICGLDVTERIIMRPDHLRRLAELAESTPAETIRTEDDSSVRSITSNPVVRHLSDAVRFYFEFHRDHGQGFIAHMHDPFAAAVALDPGIARYRSATVDVETEGRITRGQTVADWYGLWQRSPNAYITWETDPDAFLDDLVRRIAGLAKTVAVSPKRTDR, from the coding sequence ATGAGCGCGCGCACCCGGCTGATCGTCGACGTCGACACCGGCATCGACGATTCGGTCGCCCTGCTCTACCTGCTCGCGCGCGACGACGCCGAGATCCTCGCGGTCCTCTCGACCGCCGGCAACGTCCCGACCGCGCAGGTCGCGATCAACAACCTGGCCTGGCTCGAACTGTGCGGGCGGCCCGACATCGAGGTCGCCGTCGGCGCCGACGGTCCGCTGAGCGCCCCGTTGCGCACCACCGAGGACACCCACGGGCCGCAGGGAATCGGGTACGCGGTACTCCCCCGCCCGACGCGCGGCACGTCGGACCGCACCGCGTCGCAGGCGTGGATCGATCTCACCCGCGAGCATCCAGGAGAACTGGTCGGGCTCGTGACCGGCCCGCTCACCAACCTCGCGCTGGCGATCCGCGCCGATCCCGATCTCCCCGGACACCTGAAGCGTCTGGTCGTGATGGGAGGCGCTTTCCAGCATCCGGGCAACACGACACCGGTCGCAGAGTGGAACATTTCAGTCGATCCAGAGGCCGCCGCCGAGGTGTTCGCCGCCTTCTCGGCGGTCCCCGAGGACCGCTCGCCGATCATCTGCGGCCTCGACGTGACCGAACGAATCATCATGCGGCCCGACCATCTTCGCCGGCTCGCCGAACTCGCCGAGAGCACACCGGCCGAGACGATCCGCACCGAGGACGATTCGTCGGTCAGGTCGATCACCTCGAATCCGGTTGTGCGACATCTGTCGGACGCGGTGCGCTTCTACTTCGAGTTCCACCGCGACCACGGGCAGGGATTCATCGCGCACATGCACGACCCCTTCGCGGCCGCGGTCGCACTCGACCCGGGCATCGCCCGGTATCGCAGTGCGACCGTCGATGTGGAGACGGAGGGTCGGATCACCCGCGGTCAGACCGTCGCGGACTGGTACGGATTGTGGCAGAGATCACCCAACGCGTACATCACCTGGGAAACCGACCCCGACGCGTTTCTCGACGACCTCGTTCGCCGGATCGCAGGCCTCGCGAAGACCGTTGCGGTGTCGCCGAAGCGAACCGACCGGTAG
- a CDS encoding ATP-binding protein: MSTGPTCTPEELRTLFLFEKLDDDQLGQLCRAGRIEVVEPGPVYREGDPATCFYVLVEGSVVLTKLSGGQDVETVRTSHRGAYAGAWTAYMGDRVPQIYNGSMTVPERSTFFVLDAADFARFMAEWFPMAIHLLEGLFFGNQSAREILDQRERLLALGSLSAGLTHELNNPAAAAVRATSSLRDRVAGMRHKLGLIASGAYEPATLRALIRIQEEAVELVAKAPTLSPLEASDREDTLGEWLEDHDIAGSWNIAPTFVQAGLDVAWLERVAAAVEPPILAGAVAWLNYTIETELLMNEISDSTTRISSLVGAAKQYSQMDRAPFQVSDVHELLDSTLVMLSGKIGDGIDVVKDYDRSLPRVPSYAAELNQVWTNLIDNAVAAMDGRGTLTVRTYRDGDCLAVAIADTGSGIPEAIRGRIFEPFFTTKPVGEGTGLGLDISWRIVNRHGGDIRVTSQPGQTEFVVRVPLTAPQGRDDD; encoded by the coding sequence ATGAGCACCGGGCCGACATGCACGCCGGAGGAACTGCGGACGCTGTTCCTCTTCGAGAAGCTGGACGACGACCAGCTCGGACAGCTGTGCCGCGCCGGGCGGATCGAGGTCGTCGAGCCGGGCCCGGTGTACCGCGAGGGCGACCCCGCGACGTGCTTCTACGTGCTCGTCGAAGGATCGGTGGTGCTCACCAAGCTCTCGGGTGGCCAGGACGTGGAGACCGTGCGTACCTCGCACCGCGGCGCGTACGCGGGCGCCTGGACCGCCTACATGGGCGACCGTGTGCCGCAGATCTACAACGGCTCGATGACGGTGCCCGAGCGGTCCACCTTCTTCGTCCTGGACGCGGCCGACTTCGCCCGCTTCATGGCGGAGTGGTTCCCGATGGCGATCCATCTGCTCGAGGGGCTGTTCTTCGGCAACCAGAGCGCCCGCGAGATCCTCGACCAGCGGGAGCGACTGCTCGCCCTCGGATCCCTGTCGGCCGGGCTGACACACGAGCTGAACAACCCTGCAGCGGCCGCGGTCAGGGCGACGTCCTCACTGCGGGACCGGGTCGCCGGGATGCGGCACAAGCTGGGGTTGATCGCCTCGGGCGCCTACGAACCCGCGACCCTCCGGGCACTGATCCGCATCCAGGAGGAGGCCGTGGAACTGGTCGCGAAGGCTCCCACGCTGAGCCCACTGGAGGCGTCGGACCGGGAGGACACCCTCGGCGAGTGGCTCGAGGACCACGACATCGCGGGAAGCTGGAACATCGCACCGACGTTCGTGCAGGCCGGGCTCGACGTCGCCTGGCTCGAGCGGGTCGCGGCCGCGGTCGAGCCGCCGATCCTCGCCGGTGCCGTCGCCTGGCTCAACTACACCATCGAGACCGAGCTTTTGATGAACGAGATCTCGGACTCCACCACCCGGATCAGCTCGTTGGTCGGCGCCGCCAAACAGTACTCGCAGATGGACCGTGCGCCGTTCCAGGTCTCGGACGTGCACGAACTGCTCGACAGCACGCTGGTGATGCTGAGCGGCAAGATCGGCGACGGCATCGACGTCGTCAAGGACTACGACCGCAGCCTGCCACGCGTGCCGTCATACGCCGCCGAACTCAACCAGGTGTGGACCAACCTCATCGACAACGCGGTGGCCGCCATGGACGGTCGCGGCACCCTCACCGTCCGCACCTACCGGGACGGGGACTGCCTCGCCGTGGCGATCGCGGACACGGGGAGCGGGATCCCCGAGGCGATCCGCGGCCGGATCTTCGAACCGTTCTTCACCACCAAGCCGGTGGGCGAAGGCACCGGACTCGGCCTCGACATCTCGTGGAGGATCGTGAACAGGCACGGGGGCGACATCCGCGTGACGTCTCAGCCGGGGCAGACCGAGTTCGTGGTCCGCGTCCCGTTGACCGCACCGCAAGGACGCGACGACGACTGA
- a CDS encoding lysoplasmalogenase yields MKRQQNTPVRVAWAAFAALALVHLAAQLVGAETAADVTQWFLMPMLAAVLWLSTVAPRSRLVVLTLVALGLSWLGDSAPDLAHGDTAFLLMVGFFLLAQITYIAAFAPFTTANVLRRNRGVVVAYVVVVALLIAACAPGAGALLVPALVYGAALGAMAILAAGVNRTVAIGGGLFLVSDGMIALGAFADWFTPPVEGFWVMATYIAAEVLIVLGVLAAGGDRRRGASAPRARAGNG; encoded by the coding sequence GTGAAACGGCAGCAGAATACGCCGGTCCGGGTCGCGTGGGCGGCATTCGCGGCCCTCGCGCTCGTGCACCTGGCGGCGCAACTCGTCGGCGCGGAGACGGCAGCGGACGTCACTCAGTGGTTTCTGATGCCGATGCTCGCGGCGGTGCTGTGGCTGTCCACCGTGGCCCCGCGCAGTCGGTTGGTCGTCCTCACGCTCGTCGCGCTGGGGCTCTCCTGGCTCGGCGACTCCGCGCCCGACCTGGCGCACGGCGACACCGCGTTCCTGCTGATGGTGGGGTTCTTCCTGCTGGCTCAGATCACGTACATCGCTGCATTCGCGCCGTTCACCACCGCGAACGTGCTTCGTCGGAATCGCGGTGTCGTCGTGGCCTACGTCGTCGTGGTGGCGTTGCTGATCGCCGCGTGCGCACCGGGGGCGGGCGCGCTCCTGGTGCCGGCGCTCGTGTACGGCGCCGCGCTGGGTGCCATGGCGATCCTGGCGGCCGGTGTGAACCGCACCGTCGCGATCGGGGGCGGCCTGTTCCTGGTGTCGGACGGGATGATCGCGCTGGGCGCGTTCGCCGACTGGTTCACCCCGCCGGTCGAGGGCTTCTGGGTGATGGCGACGTACATCGCCGCCGAGGTGCTCATCGTGCTCGGCGTGCTCGCGGCGGGCGGTGACCGCCGGCGGGGCGCGTCGGCTCCCCGGGCGCGCGCGGGGAACGGGTGA
- a CDS encoding OsmC family protein, giving the protein MAAEHSYALDVAWTGNRGTGTSGYRDYDRDHTVTAPGKPPLRGSADPAFRGEADRWNPEELLVAALSQCHMLSYLALAAAGGVVVLGYTDQPTGRMRLNSDGSGQFTEVVLAPKVLVADPSMVAAAEGLHADAHGKCFIARSVNFPVEHRADVAVAGAAR; this is encoded by the coding sequence ATGGCAGCAGAACACAGCTACGCCCTCGACGTCGCCTGGACAGGGAACCGCGGTACGGGAACGAGCGGCTACCGCGACTACGACCGTGACCACACGGTGACCGCGCCCGGTAAGCCGCCGCTGCGCGGCAGCGCCGACCCCGCCTTCCGCGGGGAGGCGGACCGGTGGAATCCGGAGGAGCTGCTCGTGGCCGCCCTGTCCCAGTGCCACATGCTGTCGTACCTGGCACTGGCCGCGGCAGGGGGCGTCGTCGTCCTCGGATACACCGATCAGCCGACTGGACGGATGCGACTGAACTCCGACGGGTCCGGCCAGTTCACCGAGGTGGTCCTGGCGCCGAAGGTGCTGGTGGCGGACCCGTCGATGGTGGCGGCGGCCGAAGGACTGCACGCCGACGCGCACGGCAAGTGCTTCATCGCGCGATCGGTGAACTTCCCGGTCGAACACCGCGCGGACGTCGCCGTCGCGGGGGCGGCCCGATGA